A stretch of Brassica napus cultivar Da-Ae chromosome C6, Da-Ae, whole genome shotgun sequence DNA encodes these proteins:
- the LOC125588269 gene encoding receptor-like protein 5 — MADLVSCSNAADHNLEQERYSGIVFQGLGLGSKFPLFNRYQQPSLTRFIQLKCVGQGSGSPQPPLLLPYSVRGYNMGEARNILELSSSQSAPTTRSEGTDVSFLMDPPPHLSTRLCHILRRLLGLRMRRLLCTAALFGSVAVVKARLSPESSTDNRVDVLLSVMGDFGYSHLLSQNWNGSEPCEWYGIHCMDGQIRGITLSFMNLTGSISKRFADLTSLYSLDLSYNKLTGTIPLELTRMKLIRSLDLSYNQLHGKVPHFKTLIPDTSGNPEILSDAPSRGGNHILAWVLPVGIGSIGILIGAGICFFRAWKRNRSGRASQPAENEMVPQSQQNEILESGNNAFSLEILREATQDFSFSVGKGGLDLYIRES; from the exons ATGGCAGATCTTGTGTCCTGCAGTAATGCCGCTGACCACAACCTTGAACAA GAAAGATATTCGGGGATTGTCTTTCAGGGATTGGGTTTAGGAAGCAAGTTCCCATTATTCAACCGCTACCAACAACCAAGTTTGACACGATTCATTCAGCTGAAGTGTGTTGGACAAGGATCAGGTAGTCCACAACCGCCTCTGCTCCTACCATACTCCGTTCGAGGCTACAATATGGGAGAGGCGAGAAACATTCTCGAG CTATCTTCTTCTCAATCAGCGCCAACTACGAGGTCTGAAGGGACAGATGTGTCCTTTCTGATGGACCCTCCTCCTCATCTTTCTACTCGTCTTTGTCATATCCTTCGAAGACTGCTAG GATTACGGATGAGGCGCTTGCTGTGTACTGCTGCCTTGTTCGGCTCTGTGGCTGTGGTGAAGGCCCGTTTGAGTCCAGAGAGCAGCACCGACAACAGAGTTGATGTTCTGCTTTCAGTTATGGGGGATTTTGGCTACAGCCACTTACTTTCTCAGAACTGGAACGGGAGTGAACCTTGTGAGTGGTATGGGATACACTGCATGGACGGTCAAATCAGGGGTATCACTCTGTCGTTCATGAACTTGACAGGCAGTATCTCCAAACGGTTTGCAGATCTTACATCTCTATATTCGCTGGATCTTTCCTATAACAAGCTTACTGGTACCATCCCATTAGAGCTCACCAGGATGAAGCTGATTAGGAGTTTGGATCTTTCCTACAACCAGCTACACGGGAAAGTTCCACATTTCAAGACACTAATTCCAGACACTTCAGGGAACCCAGAGATTCTGAGCGATGCTCCTTCACGGGGAGGTAACCATATCCTCGCCTGGGTACTTCCTGTTGGTATTGGGTCTATTGGTATTCTGATCGGAGCAGGCATCTGTTTCTTTCGGGCTTGGAAGAGGAACCGATCTGGTAGAGCCAGTCAGCCAGCAGAGAACGAGATGGTGCCACAGTCTCAGCAGAACGAGATTTTGGAGTCTGGGAACAATGCTTTTTCACTGGAAATTCTTCGGGAAGCTACGCAAGACTTCAGCTTTTCAGTCGGGAAAGGGGGGTTGGATCTGTATATCAGGGAAAGTTGA